A genomic region of Lysinibacillus sp. 2017 contains the following coding sequences:
- a CDS encoding tartrate dehydrogenase, which yields MKTYKIAVIPGDGIGKEVVPAAIQVLEQVAKNDGSFQFEWTYFPWGCDYYLENGEMMPKDGIETLKKFDQIFLGAVGMPEQVPDHISLWGLLIKIRREMKQAINVRPAKLLKGLDSPLKNPNNFNITVVRENSEGEYSESGGRIHQGQDEIAIQNAIFTRKATERAMRYAFELAKNSRGHVTSATKSNGLTYSMPFWDEVFAEVKQDYLDIDTAVNHIDALAAFFVMKPHVFDVIVASNLFGDILTDLGGAIMGSIGIAPAANLNIEREYPSMFEPVHGSAPDIAGKGIANPIGQIWTGKMMLDFLGHHEAGQKMMDAIEATLEKGIKTGDIGGSSTMEEVVTEILKQLN from the coding sequence ATGAAAACATATAAAATAGCGGTTATCCCAGGAGACGGAATTGGGAAGGAAGTTGTCCCAGCTGCGATTCAAGTATTAGAACAAGTTGCTAAAAACGATGGATCATTTCAATTTGAATGGACTTACTTTCCGTGGGGCTGTGATTATTATTTAGAAAACGGTGAGATGATGCCAAAGGACGGAATTGAAACACTTAAAAAGTTCGACCAAATATTTTTGGGTGCAGTGGGTATGCCAGAACAAGTTCCTGATCATATTTCTTTATGGGGATTACTCATCAAAATCCGTCGTGAAATGAAACAAGCAATTAATGTACGACCAGCGAAATTATTAAAAGGACTTGATTCGCCGTTAAAAAACCCCAATAATTTTAATATTACAGTTGTAAGAGAAAACTCAGAAGGGGAGTATTCTGAAAGTGGCGGACGTATTCATCAAGGCCAAGATGAAATTGCTATACAAAATGCTATTTTTACGCGTAAAGCTACTGAGCGTGCGATGCGCTATGCTTTTGAGTTAGCCAAGAATTCCCGTGGTCACGTAACGAGTGCAACAAAATCAAATGGCTTAACGTATTCAATGCCGTTTTGGGATGAAGTTTTTGCTGAAGTGAAACAAGATTACCTAGACATTGATACAGCGGTAAATCATATCGATGCATTGGCCGCGTTCTTTGTGATGAAGCCACATGTATTTGACGTTATTGTTGCTTCGAATTTATTTGGCGATATTTTAACAGATTTAGGTGGCGCTATCATGGGCAGTATTGGGATTGCACCAGCTGCGAATTTAAATATTGAACGCGAATATCCATCCATGTTTGAACCGGTACACGGCTCAGCACCTGACATTGCAGGAAAAGGCATTGCCAACCCAATTGGTCAAATTTGGACCGGGAAAATGATGCTTGATTTCTTAGGTCATCATGAAGCAGGTCAAAAAATGATGGATGCGATTGAAGCGACACTTGAGAAAGGTATTAAAACAGGTGATATTGGTGGAAGTTCGACAATGGAAGAAGTCGTAACCGAAATTTTAAAACAGTTAAACTAA
- a CDS encoding sensor domain-containing diguanylate cyclase, translating into MGMMSFSVGFISSGALLFLYIKREKQKWKLKTMKESSIFQLVESSKDIIYYYESAFTYHYTSPSVEYFLGKGMLDRLYNDSNTPFEIIHPDDLEIMRKKATGKIDYSKPIIQRLQDMDGNYKYFEEYATPIYENGQIIAVQGIMRNIDEKMALQQDLQYRISHDGLTDIHNRHYFDQEMNKYNELINTTVGMILCDLDELKCLNDHFGHKMGDTLIKEAAKLLSDYFVEAEVVSRVGGDEFAIIIVNQDKAYIEEICQNLFAKIDQYNQTQDEFQMKLSIGFAFSESSIGQMEHLFAEADARMYENKREKKEQLLIKNR; encoded by the coding sequence ATGGGTATGATGTCTTTTTCGGTTGGATTTATTTCTTCAGGTGCTTTGTTGTTTCTATACATTAAGCGAGAGAAACAAAAATGGAAACTAAAAACTATGAAAGAAAGTAGTATTTTCCAGTTGGTAGAAAGCTCAAAAGACATAATTTATTATTATGAATCGGCCTTTACCTATCACTATACGAGCCCTTCAGTTGAATATTTCTTAGGAAAAGGAATGCTTGATAGACTTTATAACGATTCAAATACACCTTTTGAAATCATTCACCCCGACGATTTAGAGATTATGAGGAAAAAGGCAACAGGCAAAATTGATTATAGTAAACCAATCATTCAACGTCTTCAAGATATGGATGGTAATTACAAATATTTCGAGGAATATGCAACACCTATTTATGAGAATGGGCAAATAATTGCAGTTCAAGGAATTATGAGAAATATTGATGAAAAGATGGCATTGCAACAAGATTTACAATACAGAATTTCCCATGATGGATTAACGGATATTCATAATCGACATTACTTTGATCAAGAAATGAATAAATACAATGAATTGATTAACACTACTGTAGGTATGATTTTATGTGATTTAGACGAATTAAAATGTTTGAATGATCATTTTGGACATAAAATGGGCGATACTTTAATTAAAGAAGCTGCAAAACTTTTAAGTGATTATTTTGTTGAGGCAGAGGTCGTTTCAAGAGTGGGAGGCGATGAATTTGCGATTATCATCGTCAATCAAGACAAAGCCTATATTGAGGAAATATGCCAAAATTTATTCGCGAAAATTGATCAATACAATCAAACTCAAGATGAATTTCAAATGAAGTTATCAATTGGTTTTGCGTTTAGTGAAAGTTCAATTGGGCAAATGGAGCACTTATTTGCTGAAGCAGATGCACGAATGTATGAAAATAAGCGTGAAAAAAAAGAGCAATTATTAATTAAAAATCGCTAA
- a CDS encoding nucleoid-associated protein yields MNEVETTLSIQMKRMAVTLLDMEQSRFVSASQTMDLSALEQNVYSEFFEQYIDATFNSPKSVACKFLDRDNDILTKMNRYVEYQDDTHFLSLTNDLSNKLYQIMQTVSNSNGSVFVAHIELIGEPYILLLKLDPKDAVQIDLETLNLKTIENILPDATSRVQKCALIRMNYDPLEENLYVLDKQSDGEPAKFFMETFLQATPIASDKKKTKMLMKELYETIQPTIAEEQAPRLQRAIDTEFENGRYIELEASVNNVYHAIAPEVNRDDYVEQGSKLFISEFTDRNPDFTPNFEVKRDDLHVLYKSANNEIIFKYDKHLENIDVQHDQVNGTYTITIRDADTLDFTLRKK; encoded by the coding sequence ATGAACGAAGTAGAAACTACACTTTCCATCCAAATGAAGCGCATGGCGGTGACGTTACTTGATATGGAACAAAGCCGTTTCGTATCAGCCAGTCAAACGATGGATCTGTCCGCGCTAGAACAGAATGTATACAGTGAATTTTTCGAGCAATACATTGATGCCACATTTAATAGTCCAAAATCTGTAGCCTGTAAGTTTTTAGATCGCGACAATGATATTTTAACGAAAATGAATCGCTACGTTGAGTATCAAGATGACACCCATTTTCTATCGCTAACAAATGATTTATCAAATAAGCTTTATCAAATCATGCAAACGGTGTCGAATAGTAATGGCTCGGTTTTCGTTGCGCATATTGAGCTAATTGGCGAGCCGTACATTTTATTATTAAAGCTAGATCCAAAAGATGCAGTCCAAATTGATTTAGAAACACTGAACCTAAAAACAATTGAAAATATTTTACCTGATGCAACAAGTCGCGTACAAAAATGTGCGTTAATCCGTATGAATTATGATCCGTTAGAAGAAAATTTATATGTACTTGATAAGCAGTCAGATGGTGAGCCAGCCAAATTTTTCATGGAAACCTTCTTACAAGCTACACCGATTGCATCGGATAAGAAGAAAACAAAAATGCTGATGAAGGAATTGTATGAAACGATTCAGCCAACGATTGCAGAGGAGCAAGCGCCGCGCTTACAACGTGCAATTGATACGGAATTTGAAAATGGTCGCTATATTGAACTTGAAGCATCTGTAAATAATGTTTATCATGCTATTGCTCCAGAAGTGAACCGTGATGATTATGTAGAACAAGGTTCGAAACTATTCATTAGTGAATTTACGGACCGGAATCCTGATTTTACACCAAACTTTGAAGTAAAGCGTGATGATTTGCATGTGTTATACAAGTCAGCAAATAACGAAATCATCTTTAAATACGATAAACACCTAGAAAATATCGACGTTCAACACGATCAAGTAAACGGAACCTATACCATTACAATCCGTGATGCGGATACACTCGATTTTACGTTACGAAAAAAGTAG
- a CDS encoding thymidylate synthase encodes MTHADKTYLNLLQHILDNGTDKSDRTGTGTRSVFGYQMRFDLQEGFPLLTTKRVPFKLVASELLWFIKGDTNIRYLLQNKNHIWDEWAFKKWIESNDYKGPDMSDFGRRALVDEEFNALYVKELNSFCERVLSDDDFANKYGDLGNVYGKQWRNWTTSEGESLDQLQDAINQIKNNPDSRRIIVNAWNPEDVINAGAKGSKAALPPCHAMFQFYVIDGKLSCMLTQRSGDTFLGIPFNIASYALLTHLVARECGLEVGEFVHSIGDAHIYSNHFDQVKEQLSREPKPLPTLKINEEKGSIFDMELEDLSIEGYDPHPSIKAPIAV; translated from the coding sequence ATGACACACGCAGATAAAACGTATTTAAATCTTTTACAGCATATTTTAGATAACGGAACAGATAAATCAGACCGAACAGGTACAGGGACAAGAAGCGTTTTTGGCTACCAAATGCGATTTGATTTACAGGAAGGCTTTCCACTATTAACTACAAAACGTGTCCCTTTCAAACTTGTAGCAAGCGAGTTACTCTGGTTCATTAAAGGAGATACAAATATTCGCTACTTACTTCAAAATAAAAACCACATATGGGACGAATGGGCATTTAAAAAGTGGATAGAATCTAATGATTACAAAGGACCTGATATGTCGGATTTTGGACGACGTGCGCTAGTTGACGAGGAATTCAACGCTCTATACGTAAAAGAATTGAATTCATTTTGCGAGCGGGTTTTATCTGATGATGACTTTGCCAATAAATATGGCGATTTGGGTAATGTTTACGGCAAACAATGGCGCAATTGGACAACTTCAGAGGGTGAATCGTTAGACCAATTACAAGATGCCATTAACCAAATTAAAAACAATCCAGATTCTCGCCGTATCATCGTTAATGCATGGAATCCAGAAGATGTTATTAATGCGGGTGCAAAGGGATCTAAAGCTGCATTACCGCCTTGTCATGCGATGTTCCAATTTTATGTGATAGACGGAAAACTGAGCTGTATGTTGACACAACGAAGTGGAGATACTTTCCTTGGAATCCCGTTTAACATCGCTAGCTATGCGCTTTTAACACACTTAGTCGCACGTGAATGTGGACTCGAAGTAGGAGAGTTTGTACATAGTATTGGCGATGCACATATTTATTCTAATCACTTTGATCAAGTAAAAGAGCAGCTTTCGCGTGAGCCAAAACCGTTACCTACTTTAAAAATTAACGAAGAAAAAGGTTCCATTTTCGATATGGAATTAGAAGATTTATCAATCGAAGGGTATGACCCACATCCATCAATTAAAGCACCAATTGCAGTGTAA
- a CDS encoding hemolysin III family protein yields the protein MQTSQAFDYKNKHEEHWNALTHGLGLLISIPISCYLIVYAALNGSAAQITSFSIFSTSLILLFLMSTLLHSVPEKYKRFFSILDHSSIYILIAGTYTPFLLIAIGGTLGIVMLCIIWSIAIFGVIFKCLFIHRFEKFSLLLYIIMGWLIIIMIRPLITYLTMDGFMLLLAGGLLFTFGAIFYAWTRLPYNHAIWHLFVIAGCGCIVGCVYFYL from the coding sequence TTGCAAACATCACAAGCTTTTGATTATAAAAACAAACATGAAGAACATTGGAATGCCCTAACACACGGATTAGGATTACTTATAAGTATTCCGATTAGTTGTTATTTAATTGTTTATGCTGCTTTAAATGGTTCGGCAGCACAAATCACTTCATTTTCCATTTTTAGTACTTCACTTATACTATTATTTTTAATGTCAACACTTTTACATAGTGTTCCCGAGAAATATAAACGGTTTTTTTCTATTTTAGATCATTCATCGATATATATTTTAATCGCTGGTACATATACTCCCTTTTTACTTATTGCTATCGGAGGGACGCTTGGCATTGTTATGCTATGTATTATTTGGAGCATTGCTATTTTTGGTGTCATATTTAAATGCTTGTTTATCCACCGATTCGAAAAGTTCTCATTACTTTTATATATCATCATGGGTTGGTTAATTATTATTATGATTAGACCGTTAATCACCTACTTAACAATGGACGGTTTTATGCTTTTACTAGCAGGTGGCTTATTATTTACATTTGGTGCGATTTTTTATGCTTGGACACGTTTGCCATACAATCATGCAATTTGGCACTTATTTGTCATTGCAGGTTGTGGATGTATTGTCGGTTGTGTATATTTCTATTTATAA
- a CDS encoding DUF378 domain-containing protein, producing MGILYRIALVLVIIGAINWGLIGFFKFDLVASIFGGQTSGLSRIIYALVGLAGLISIPILMKPLDDEDVAAASHTRVSNNPSYNMEAGKEEDFSNMDKQKNKDNNNGK from the coding sequence ATGGGAATTTTGTATAGAATCGCTTTGGTTCTAGTAATAATTGGCGCAATAAACTGGGGACTAATTGGGTTTTTCAAATTTGATTTAGTTGCTTCTATATTTGGTGGGCAAACATCTGGGTTGTCAAGAATAATTTATGCCCTTGTTGGACTTGCAGGGTTAATATCAATACCTATTCTGATGAAACCATTAGATGATGAGGATGTTGCTGCCGCTTCTCATACAAGAGTAAGCAACAACCCAAGTTATAACATGGAAGCTGGTAAAGAAGAAGATTTCTCAAATATGGACAAACAAAAAAACAAAGATAACAATAATGGAAAATAA
- a CDS encoding ABC transporter permease has product MITGQLERAFQLAEKYKLDVSTILELNKIIAKEVNCSPITEEKILQQMIQLIGNNKIILKEAT; this is encoded by the coding sequence ATGATAACCGGTCAGTTAGAGCGAGCATTCCAATTAGCGGAAAAATATAAGCTCGACGTAAGTACAATTTTAGAATTAAACAAGATCATTGCAAAAGAAGTAAACTGTTCACCAATTACTGAAGAAAAAATTTTACAACAAATGATTCAACTTATTGGAAATAACAAAATAATCCTCAAGGAGGCTACTTAA
- a CDS encoding YpjP family protein, with the protein MKKWLYKTLVATVALCTFGMITPNHEIWANFEDDRNAKSALEHNTTNDIASAYQLDDFIVDNNEQPTIGTFIEAAKEQAYMKFGTRVGPVIEDEFEMNIFPKIEEAIEATVARLEDDKLRSLAITEKPSGEYAEKIFHIVDNETNRDVIRFHVRTENRPFEGYYYNFHYHTFEDQYVKHYDLGEIYWSKNTPPKWLS; encoded by the coding sequence ATGAAAAAATGGTTATATAAAACACTTGTTGCCACTGTAGCATTATGTACGTTTGGAATGATTACGCCAAATCATGAAATATGGGCGAATTTTGAAGACGATCGTAATGCAAAATCAGCTTTAGAACATAACACGACAAACGATATAGCAAGTGCGTATCAATTAGATGATTTTATTGTCGATAATAATGAACAGCCAACTATTGGAACTTTTATAGAAGCTGCAAAAGAACAAGCCTATATGAAGTTCGGTACGCGAGTTGGACCCGTTATAGAGGACGAATTTGAAATGAATATTTTCCCGAAAATCGAAGAAGCAATTGAAGCGACAGTTGCGCGCTTAGAAGACGATAAATTACGCTCCTTAGCGATCACAGAAAAACCAAGTGGCGAGTATGCAGAAAAAATCTTCCACATTGTGGACAACGAGACAAATCGAGACGTCATTCGTTTCCATGTTCGTACTGAAAATCGACCTTTTGAGGGCTATTACTACAACTTCCATTATCATACATTTGAAGACCAGTATGTGAAACACTATGATCTTGGTGAAATTTACTGGAGCAAAAACACACCGCCAAAATGGTTGTCATAA
- a CDS encoding M3 family oligoendopeptidase → MTNTTYPQVWDLDVFFPGGSASPELKEHIQNLTPKFEELKEKVTNLQVPISVEVAGDIVSIIENIKDTMMNISQAGAVLSCLTAQDTTDREALLLQGQLSGIAANFSPILESFNQKIGQIDQAIFEALLETEELAQFAFILTEWREKSKESLSEDEEALISALGVDGYSSWGQLYSMLIGDIKVEVEVDGEKKLLSVGQANNLSSHKDRTVRKAAFDALEKVFTEREEFFAKTLNHLAGFRLAVYKKRGWESVTKEPLQINRMKQETIDAMWGAITSRKATFADYLTHKAKMLGTDKLDWFDFDAPVTDSTATMDYQQGAEFILKHFGRFGSEMESFARTAFEDGWIEAEDRDNKRPGGFCTSMPLSQQSRIFMTYSGTMSNVSTLAHELGHAFHTYALRPVHPLNTRYAMNVAETASTFAEMIVADAAVEEATNEQEKIALLEDKIQRSVAFFMNIHARYLFETRFYEERKNGVVSTKRINEIMEQAQVEAHAGGLGETHPHFWASKMHFYITGVPFYNFPYTFGYLFSLSIYAKAKEEGLGFEEKYMALLRDTAVMTVEDLAMKHLGEDITKQDFWLKGIALCEKDVEEFIALTSK, encoded by the coding sequence ATGACAAATACTACATATCCACAAGTCTGGGATTTAGATGTCTTTTTCCCAGGAGGCAGTGCATCACCCGAGTTGAAGGAGCATATCCAAAATTTAACGCCAAAATTTGAAGAGTTAAAAGAAAAGGTAACGAATTTACAGGTGCCTATTTCTGTTGAAGTAGCAGGTGATATAGTAAGTATTATAGAAAACATCAAAGATACAATGATGAATATATCGCAGGCTGGTGCCGTTCTTTCTTGTTTAACTGCTCAAGATACGACAGACCGTGAAGCGTTACTATTACAAGGTCAATTATCAGGTATTGCGGCAAATTTTTCACCGATTTTAGAAAGCTTCAACCAAAAAATTGGTCAAATCGATCAAGCGATATTTGAAGCTTTACTTGAAACAGAGGAGCTTGCTCAATTTGCGTTCATTTTAACAGAATGGCGTGAAAAGTCGAAAGAATCCTTATCAGAAGATGAAGAAGCATTGATTTCAGCATTAGGTGTTGATGGTTATAGCTCTTGGGGGCAACTGTACAGCATGTTAATCGGCGACATCAAAGTGGAAGTCGAAGTAGATGGTGAAAAGAAATTATTATCAGTAGGCCAAGCAAATAACTTAAGCTCACATAAAGATCGTACGGTACGTAAAGCGGCATTCGATGCATTAGAAAAAGTGTTTACTGAGCGCGAGGAATTTTTCGCAAAAACATTAAATCATTTAGCAGGCTTCCGTTTAGCGGTATACAAAAAGCGTGGTTGGGAATCGGTAACAAAAGAGCCACTTCAAATCAACCGCATGAAGCAAGAAACAATCGATGCAATGTGGGGAGCGATTACTTCACGTAAGGCCACTTTCGCAGACTACTTAACACATAAAGCAAAAATGCTAGGTACAGATAAATTAGATTGGTTCGATTTTGATGCACCTGTAACGGATTCAACAGCAACAATGGACTACCAACAAGGCGCTGAGTTCATTTTAAAACATTTTGGTCGCTTCGGTTCTGAAATGGAAAGCTTTGCACGCACAGCTTTTGAAGATGGTTGGATTGAGGCAGAAGACCGTGACAACAAACGTCCTGGTGGTTTCTGTACAAGTATGCCACTTTCACAGCAATCACGTATTTTCATGACGTATTCTGGAACAATGTCAAATGTATCAACATTAGCACATGAACTTGGTCACGCTTTCCATACGTATGCCTTACGTCCAGTGCATCCTTTAAACACGCGTTACGCAATGAACGTGGCAGAAACAGCTTCAACATTTGCTGAAATGATTGTAGCAGATGCAGCGGTGGAAGAAGCGACAAACGAGCAAGAAAAAATCGCACTTTTAGAAGATAAAATCCAGCGTTCAGTGGCATTCTTCATGAATATCCATGCACGTTATTTATTTGAAACGCGCTTCTATGAAGAACGTAAAAATGGTGTTGTCTCAACTAAACGTATTAATGAAATTATGGAACAAGCACAAGTAGAAGCACATGCAGGTGGACTTGGTGAAACGCATCCACACTTCTGGGCTTCGAAAATGCATTTCTATATTACAGGTGTACCGTTCTACAACTTCCCGTACACATTCGGGTACCTATTCTCATTAAGCATTTATGCAAAAGCAAAAGAAGAAGGTCTTGGTTTCGAAGAGAAATACATGGCATTACTACGTGATACGGCAGTCATGACAGTAGAAGATTTAGCGATGAAACACTTAGGAGAAGATATTACAAAACAAGATTTCTGGTTAAAAGGAATCGCCCTTTGTGAGAAAGACGTTGAGGAATTTATCGCATTAACATCTAAATAA
- a CDS encoding dihydrofolate reductase → MISLIVAHDKNHVMGYENGMPWHLPGDLKYFKEMTMGKPIIMGRKTFESIGRPLPGRRNIVITRNTAYEAEGAEVVGSLDIALEMAKDAPEIMIIGGAQIFEQAMSLADRLYITLINHEFKGDTYFPQYEDWHRTSCLEPIEAAEGYTFQYCIFEKE, encoded by the coding sequence ATGATTTCACTAATTGTGGCACATGATAAAAATCACGTCATGGGCTATGAAAACGGTATGCCTTGGCATTTACCAGGGGATTTAAAATATTTCAAAGAGATGACGATGGGCAAGCCAATCATAATGGGCAGAAAAACATTTGAGTCAATTGGACGTCCATTACCAGGTCGTCGAAATATTGTTATTACACGGAACACAGCATATGAAGCAGAAGGTGCAGAAGTGGTAGGGAGCTTGGACATAGCTTTAGAAATGGCAAAAGACGCGCCTGAAATTATGATTATTGGCGGAGCGCAAATCTTCGAGCAAGCGATGTCACTTGCTGACAGATTGTACATTACATTGATTAATCATGAATTCAAAGGGGATACATACTTCCCTCAATACGAAGACTGGCACAGAACGTCTTGCCTCGAACCAATTGAAGCAGCAGAAGGATATACGTTTCAATACTGTATATTTGAAAAAGAATAA
- a CDS encoding LURP-one-related/scramblase family protein yields the protein MKKLYMKQKIMSLRGKFMVMDEQQNDVYTIEGSFMQIPKSYTIFNTKRDEVAVISKKVFSWLPKFFVEVDGREVLTIKKDFTFFKASYSIDAAGIDVRGNWWDMNFEVYQNGEVIGQVSKKWLSWGDSYEVQVLNEDMEAIIIAIVVAIDCVKADQATAANSASV from the coding sequence ATGAAGAAACTGTATATGAAACAAAAAATCATGAGCTTACGTGGGAAATTTATGGTAATGGATGAACAACAAAATGATGTGTATACCATTGAAGGTAGCTTTATGCAAATTCCAAAATCTTATACCATTTTTAATACGAAACGTGATGAGGTTGCTGTTATTTCAAAAAAGGTATTTAGCTGGCTACCAAAGTTTTTTGTAGAAGTTGATGGTCGTGAAGTGCTAACAATCAAAAAAGATTTTACATTTTTTAAAGCAAGCTATTCGATTGATGCTGCTGGAATAGATGTAAGAGGCAACTGGTGGGATATGAATTTTGAAGTTTATCAAAATGGGGAGGTTATAGGTCAAGTGAGCAAAAAATGGCTTTCTTGGGGTGATAGCTATGAAGTGCAAGTATTGAATGAAGATATGGAAGCCATTATCATCGCCATTGTTGTAGCCATTGATTGTGTGAAGGCGGATCAAGCAACTGCTGCGAATTCAGCCTCGGTATAA
- the rsgA gene encoding ribosome small subunit-dependent GTPase A — translation MNLQTLGFNTYFETQLNELTINTTNKIPARVILEHKHSYRVITEQGEWLASISGNFAFNSYSRKDYPAVGDFVLVEQMPGEERAIIHHLFERKSKFTRKMAGQEMDEQIVASNVDIVFLAMSLNADFNVRRLERYLIAAWDSGAKPVIVLTKADLCDDVDAYVQEVESIAFGVEIIVVSAVTGEGVEVLREMLSEGMTAALLGSSGAGKSTLTNALVENEQMKVSGIREEDAKGRHTTTHRELVLLPTGASLIDTPGMRELQLWDQGDSLSASFSDIEELAENCRFRDCTHKKEPHCAIRTAIDEGTIEEARLRSYFKLQKELAYIEKKANTDALLAEKRKFKQSSKSSKK, via the coding sequence TTGAACTTACAAACATTAGGCTTTAACACTTATTTTGAAACACAATTAAACGAATTAACAATTAATACAACGAATAAAATTCCAGCACGCGTCATTTTAGAGCATAAGCATTCTTACCGCGTGATAACAGAACAGGGAGAGTGGCTAGCGAGTATTTCTGGAAACTTTGCTTTCAATTCGTATAGCCGAAAAGACTATCCAGCAGTTGGCGACTTCGTGTTAGTCGAACAAATGCCAGGAGAAGAGCGCGCCATTATTCATCATCTATTTGAACGAAAGTCAAAATTTACGCGTAAAATGGCAGGTCAAGAAATGGACGAACAAATCGTTGCGTCCAATGTTGACATCGTATTCCTCGCAATGAGTTTAAATGCGGACTTTAATGTACGTCGGTTAGAGCGTTATTTAATCGCAGCGTGGGATTCAGGTGCAAAACCAGTCATCGTATTAACAAAAGCAGATCTTTGTGATGACGTCGATGCTTATGTACAAGAGGTGGAATCAATTGCATTTGGTGTCGAAATAATCGTTGTAAGCGCGGTAACAGGTGAAGGAGTTGAAGTGTTACGAGAAATGTTGTCAGAAGGCATGACGGCAGCACTGCTCGGATCATCAGGAGCTGGTAAATCAACATTGACGAATGCGTTAGTCGAAAATGAACAAATGAAAGTTTCAGGGATTCGTGAAGAAGATGCAAAAGGGCGTCATACGACTACGCATCGTGAATTAGTTTTACTTCCCACAGGTGCTAGCTTAATCGATACACCTGGAATGCGTGAATTACAGCTTTGGGATCAAGGGGATAGCTTAAGTGCAAGTTTCTCTGATATTGAAGAGCTTGCTGAAAATTGCCGTTTCCGTGATTGTACACATAAAAAAGAACCACATTGTGCAATTCGTACTGCGATTGATGAGGGAACAATCGAAGAAGCTCGTTTAAGAAGCTATTTTAAACTACAAAAAGAACTCGCATATATCGAGAAAAAGGCAAATACTGATGCATTGCTAGCAGAAAAACGAAAGTTTAAACAAAGTTCAAAAAGCAGTAAAAAATAA